In the genome of Streptomyces fagopyri, the window TGTTCACCAACCTCTCGCGCCGTTCCCAGGGCCTCATCCAGCGTCAGCTCTCGCTCATCTCCGAACTGGAGTCCCGCGAGGCCGACCCGGACCAGCTGTCCTCCCTGTTCAAGCTCGACCACCTCGCGACCCGCATGCGCCGTAACGGTGAGAACCTCCTCGTTCTCGCCGGTGAAGAGCCCGGCCGCCGCTGGACCCGTCCGGTCCCGCTGGTCGACGTGCTCCGCGCCGCGGCCTCCGAGGTGGAGCAGTACGAGCGCATCGAGCTGGCCTCGGTCCCCACGACGCAGGTCGCGGGCCGGGTCGTCAACGACCTCGTGCACCTGCTCGCCGAGCTGCTGGAGAACGCCACCTCGTTCTCCTCGCCGCAGACCAAGGTCAAGGTCACCGGTCACGCGCTGCCCGACGGCCGCGTCCTGATCGAGATCCACGACACCGGTATCGGCCTGTCCCCCGAGGACCTCGCCGCGATCAACGAGCGGCTCGCCTCGCCGCCCACCGTGGACGTCTCCGTCTCCCGGCGCATGGGCCTCTTCGTGGTCGGTCGTCTGTCGCAGCGTCACGGCATCCGTATCCAGCTGCGTCCGTCGGACTCCGGCGGCACCACCGCGCTCGTCATGCTCCCCGTCGATGTCGCCCAGGGCGGCAAGAAGGCTCCGGGCAAGCCGGGCCAGGGCGTTCCCTCCTCCGGCGGCCCGGCCGCCGCGCAGGCCTCGGCCGGTGTGGCCGCGGCCCGCCAGGGTGGCGGTCAGGGCGGTCCGTCCCTCGGAGCGGGCGCGCCCGCCGCCGGTGGCGGTCTCCTCGGCGGTGCGCCGCAGCGTGGACAGGTCGGTGCGGGGCAGGGTCCGCGGGCCGCGCTTCCCGGCAGTGGCCAGGGCGGTCGCCCGGGTGCTCCGGGCGGAGCGCGCGGACCGCAGGGTCAGGGCAACCCGCAGCAGGGCAGGCCGGCTCCGGCCGGTGCCGGTGCGAGTGTCTTCGGGCAGAGCGCGCCGGGTGCCCCGCAGGCCGGCGGAGCCGGTAATCCGCAGGGCTTCGGCGACGGACCCGGTACCCGCCAGGGCTTCAGCTTCGGTGACAGCGCCCCCGCGGCGGCTCCCCCGCAGCAGCCCTCGGGCAACAACAAGGGCGGCGGCCGTCGCCGGCCGCAGCTGCCGGGACGCGGTGGTCCGCGTGCCGAGCTGCCCGGTGGCAGCCCGCAGCAGTCCCGGCCGAGCTGGAGCGACGAGAACGCGCAGCCGCCCGTGCCGCGCGCCTCGCTGGACTCCCCGCGCGGTCACGAGGAGCCCGACGCCACCTCGCGCATGCCGCGCATCGACGACCGGCAGGGCCCGGCCTCGACCTCGGAGATGCCGCGCATCGACGACCGTCACGGTCCCGCCTCCACCTCCGAGTTCGCCCGCCCCGACTTCGACGGCCCCCGCCCCGGTATGGGCGCGCCGCAGAACCACGGGCAGAACCACGGCCAGAACCACGGCCAGAACACCGGCCAGTTCGTGCGCCCGGACGTGTTCGGCACCGCCACCACGAATCCGTCCTCCACGGGTCAGTTCGTGAACCCGGGCTACGGCAACGGCCAGGACCCCTCGTCCACCGGCCAGTTCGCCAACCCGGGCTACGGAAACCCCCAGGACCCCTCGTCCACCGGCCAGTTCGCCCGGCCCGGATACGGCAACGGCCAGGACCCCTCGTCCACCGGCCAGTTCGCCAACCCGGGCTACGGAAACGGCCAGGATCCCTCGTCCACCGGTCAGTACGAGCGGCCGCAGCAGCGGCCCGCGCGTGCCCAGGAGCCGGAGGCGCTGCCGCCGGCCACCAGCCCCGGTGACGGACGTACGCCGCTGTACGACACGCTGGAGACCAACTGGTTCCACGGTCAGGCGAACGGCTCCCACAACGGAGCGCAGAACGGAGCGCACAACGGCGCTCAGCACGGCGTTCAGAACGGCGTTCAGAACGGCGCCCACACCAACGGCTCGCAGCCTCCCCAGCAGCAGCCCCAGGCTCCCGTCGCCCCCCAGCGGGCCGCCACCCCACAGGCCTCCGCCTCCTGGCGGACGTCCCCGAACGACGACCTCGGCCGTCAGGCCGAGCGCGTCCGTCAACCGTCGGCAGGCGGGGTCACCACCTCCGGCCTGCCGCGCCGGGTCCCGCGAGCCAACCTCGTCGCGGGCACGGCACAGCAGCAACAGCACCAAACAGGTCCGCAGGTCTCCCGTGCGCCCGATGACGTACGCGGCCGGCTGACCAATCTCCGTCGGGGCATTCAGCAGGGTCGCCAGGCCGGTACCGGCCAGACCGGCAGCTTCCCCAGCCCCACTCACCAGCAGGAGCGTTAGTTGAGCCCGATGAGCCAGGCCGCACAGAATCTGAACTGGTTGATCACCAACTTCGTGGACAACACCCCCGGGGTGTCCCACACCGTCGTCGTGTCCGCCGACGGGCTCCTTCTGGCGATGTCCGAAGGATTCCCCCGCGACCGCGCCGACCAGCTCGCGGCCGTCGCCTCCGGGCTGACCTCACTGACGGCCGGGGCCTCCCGGATCTTCGAGGGCGGCACGGTGGCCCAGACGGTCGTCGAGATGGAGCGCGGCTTCCTGTTCCTCATGTCCGTCTCGGACGGATCGTCCCTGGCGGTCCTCTCCCACCCGGAGTGCGACATCGGCCTTGTCGGCTACGAGATGGCACTGCTCGTCGACCGGGCGGGCGCCGTACTCACTCCGGACCTGCGCGCCGAACTCCAGGGAAGTCTGCTCCACTGACGGGCCCTGGTTCTACCGACTGCACGAAATCACCGTCCGGCCGCCACAATCCCCCCACCGGCCCCAACAGACGGCACGACTGACCGACCTGCTGTCCCGCCCGGAGGATTCATGACCCCGCCCACCGCCTCTCATGATCCGTACGCTGAGCCGTACGGGGACGAGGGCGACCAGCCGCTGGTACGTCCGTACGCGATGACCGGCGGCCGGACCCGGCCGCGGTACCAACTCGCCATCGAGGCGCTGATCAGCACCACGGCCGACCCCCAGCAGTTGATGGGGCTGCTCCCGGAGCACCAGCGGATCTGCCACCTGTGCCGTGAGGTCAAGTCGGTGGCCGAGGTGTCGGCCCTCCTGTCCATGCCGCTCGGTGTGGCCCGGATCCTCGTCGCGGACCTCGCGGAAGCCGGACTCGTCGCCATCCACCAGCCTGGCGGCGATGAGAACAACGGCGGCGTGCCGGCCGTGACTTTGCTCGAAAGGGTGCTCAGTGGACTTCGCAAGCTCTGACGGAGGTCGGGCGACCACCTCCGCGAAGATCGTGGTGGCGGGCGGCTTCGGCGTGGGCAAGACCACGTTCGTCGGCGCCGTCTCGGAGATCAACCCGCTGCGCACCGAGGCCGTCATGACGTCCGCGTCCGCGGGCATCGACGACCTCACGCACACCGGAGACAAGACGACCACCACCGTCGCCATGGACTTCGGCCGCATCACCCTGGACCAGGACCTGATCCTGTACCTCTTCGGTACACCCGGTCAGGACCGCTTCTGGTTCATGTGGGACGACCTCGTCCGCGGCGCCATCGGCGCCGTGGTCCTGGTGGACACCCGCCGTCTCGCCGACTGCTTCCCCGCGGTCGACTACTTCGAGAACTCCGGGCTGCCTTTCGTCATCGCCCTCAACGGCTTCGACGGACACCAGCCCTACAACCCCGAAGAAGTGCGCGAGGCGCTGCAGATCGGCCCGGACGCCCCGATCATCACGACGGACGCCCGGCACCGCGCGGACGCGAAGAGCGCGCTGATCACCCTGGTCGAGCACGCGCTCATGGCACGTCTGCGGTAGCACCCAAGTCGACAGGTTCATAAGGAAGTTGTCGTAGACGCATTGGAGCCGGCTGTGTCGTTTGACACGGCCGGCCACAGTGTTCATAACGTTTCGACATGGAATTCGATGGGCACCAACACGCATCGCGGTCACCCGGTGCCACTGCGCTCATGAAAGCCCCGTCTTTTGACGGGGCTCGCTCTTTATGACCGTTTTATCTGGGGGATGCATCACTCGGAAGCATCGATTCCGAGTGTTTGGAAGGGCGCTGCCTGACGTGCTGGAATGCGCTGAACTGCCCAGTAGTCAAGGGCGCTGGAGACACCGCGGCACAACGTAGGTGCCGACGCCGAGAGGTTGTTGGTCGAGTGAGGCGAAGCAAGAACGGTCCCGAGCCGTCGGCACGGGGCAACTTCACCCCGCCGCCGCGCGGAGCGGCGTCCGCACAGGTGCCGGTTCCGGAGCCCGTGCCGGCGCCCGCGCCGAGCGGCGGTCGTCTGTCCCCCCGCAACTGGCGCGTACCCACCAGGCTGAACGCGATCCTGCTCATACCCGTGGTCGTCGGCCTCGTGATGGGCGGCTTCCAGGTGAAGGGCTCGATCAACACCTGGCAGCAGGCCCAGGACGCGGAGAAGACGGCCCGCCTGGTGCAGGCCGCGCTGGCCTACGGCGACAAGCTCTTCGTCGAGCGTGACGTCACCGCCCAGCCGCTGCTGCTGAACAAGGGCCCCCAGGACCCCACGGTCGTCAAGGCCTACAAGGAGACGGACCAGGCCGCGGCCGAGTTCGACCGGGTCGCCCAGAACATGCCGAAGACTCCGGGCCTGGAGCGGCGGCTCGCCATCTTCCGCAAGGTGGAGCCCGGCCTCGCCCTTCTGCGCAAGACCGCCTACAAGACCGTCAGTGCGGACGCCGACCAGAAGCCCCACGGTGTGGACACCGAGGAGGGCTACCTCCAGATCCAGCACCCGCTGATGGAGTTCGCCAACGAGCTCGGTCTGGGCACCGGAAACATCACCAGCTACGGCCGTACGGTCTACGCGATCTCGCTGTCCAAGGCCGCTCTGTCCCTCGAGCGGTCGATCGGTATGCACCTCCTGGTGAAGCCGGGCCCCGGCCTCGGGACTTTCGCCACCCAGCGCACCGCCCTCGCCTCGTACGCGTACCTCGAGCGCATCGCCGTCGAGGAGTACCTCGGCGGTGGCACCGAGGCCGACGCCGCCAAGCTGGACACGGTCACGAAGCAGATCACGGCCGAGCTGAAGAGCGAGGCCACGCAGGCCGGGACCGCCGCCGCGGCCCAGGGCCAGAAGTACGTCCCCCCGCCGTCCGACATGGTCACGCGGGTCGCCACCCTTGCGTCGCCGCTCGACTCCGCGCGCGCCACGCTGGCCGCAAACGGCGTCACCCCGCAGAACTGGTGGGCGGTCAACACCGCCAAGTACAACGGCTACCGGCAGATCGAGTCCGACCTCGCCGACAAGGCGGTGGCCGAGGCCGCCAACATCGCCGACACCGCCAAGACCGACGCCTTCATCACCGGTGGCGCTGTCGTGCTCGCCCTGCTCGCCGCGTTCATCCTGGCAGGCATGGTCGCCCGCCAGATGAGCCGCGCGATGCGCCAGCTGCGCAACGCGGCCTTCGGCGTCGCCGAACAGCGTCTGCCGATGCTGGTCGACCAGCTCTCGCGCACCGACCCGGGCCGCGTGGACACCCGCGTGCAGCCCATCCCGATCACCACCACGGACGAGATCGGCGAGGTCGCCCGCGCCTTCGACCAGGTCCACCGGGAGGCCGTCCGGCTCGCCGCCGAGCAGGCTCTCCTCCGGGGCAACATCAACGCGATCTTCACGAACCTGTCGCGCCGCAACCAGTCGCTGATCGAGGGCCAGCTGACCCTGATCACCGACCTGGAGAACAACGAGGCCGACCCGGACCAGCTGGAGAACCTCTTCCGCCTGGACCACCTCGCGACCCGTATGCGCCGCAACGGCGAGAACCTCCTGGTCCTCGCCGGCGAGGAGCCCGGCCGCCGCTGGGACCAGCCGGTGCCCCTCGTGGACGTCCTGCGCGCCGCCTCCTCCGAGGTGGAGCAGTACGAGCGCGTCGAGCTCTCCGGTGTCCCGGAGGCCGAGATCCACGGCCGGGCCGTCACCGACCTCGTGCACCTGCTCGCCGAGCTGCTGGAGAACGCCACCACGTTCTCCTCCCCGCAGACCAAGGTCCGCGTCACCGCGACCCGTCTCCCGGACGGCCGCGTCATGGTCGAGATCCACGACAAGGGCATCGGCCTCACCGCCGAGGACTTCGCGGACATCAACCACAAGCTGGCCAACCCGCCGACCGTGGACGCCGCGATCTCCCAGCGCATGGGCCTGTTCGTGGTCGGCCGGCTGTCCGACCGGCACGGCATCCGCGTCCAGCTGCGTCCCTCGGGCGAGCAGGCGGGAACGACCTCACTGGTCATGCTCCCCGACGCGATCACCCATGGTGGTGGAGGCGAACAGCAAGTGCAGCGCGACGAGTTCACCGTCTCGCAGATCATCCCGGAGCAGGAGCAGCCCTTCCAGGCGGAGTCCTTCCAGGCGCAGTCGACACGCACCGCCGCGGAACTCGGCTTCGACGACAGCCGCTACACCGAAGTCCCGGACGACATCCGCGAGTTGGACCCGGTCGGCCGCTCCCTGGTACGTGAGGAGCGCCGCGCGGCCCTGGAGGCCCAGACGACGGGCCAGCCGGACGCCCTGGAGGCCGGGCAGTACCCGGACGACTTCAGCGCGCCCCAGCCCGGCTACGACGGCGCCCAGCCGTCCTTCGAGGGCGGACAGCCCGCGTACGGCAACGGACAGGGCGCGTACGAGGGGCAGCCGGCGACGTTCGACCAGCAGTCGGCGTACGAGGCACCGCAGCAGCCGACGTACGACGAGACGTACTTCCCGGCGAACGGCGGCTACCCGGAGCCCGGGTACCCGGAGCAGTCCCAGGAGGAGTCCGTGGAGGCGCCCGGCGCCGCGAAGGAGACCTTCGCCGCGTTCGAGGAGCCGTCCTACCAGGACGACTGGCCGCAGCGGGACGCGTACCAGAACGACTACCGGCCCGGGTACGCTCCGGGTGCGGAATCCGCGCAGGTCGCTGACGCGGGTGAGCAGGACAGCGTAGGCTTCGGCCGTCCAGGACCCGCCCCCTCGTCCGCTCACCAGCTGACCGACGCCGGGCTGCCGCGCCGCGGATCCGCCGCGAGCGGCGCGAACGGCCGGCGTCCTGTCGACTCGGGTGCCCAGGGGGCCCAGACACCGCCCGCGGCTCTCGCGGGCCATGGCGACGGCGACGGCAGCGACGACTGGCGTTCGTCCAACGACGACCGCTGGCAGCGTGCCGAGCGGCTCAAGAAGCCCAAGGCGGGCGGGGTCACCTCGTCCGGGCTGCCGCGCCGGGTCCCCAAGGCCAACCTGGTCGAGGGAACCGCGGAATCGACCCCGCAGGGCGGCCCCCAGGTCTCCCGCGCTCCCGAGGACATCCGGGGCAGGCTCAGCAACCTGCGCCGCGGCGTGCAGCAGGGGCGCAATGCCAGTAGTGACACGAACGGTCAGGGCTTCGGTTCTGACAGCACCTACAACCAGGAGCGTTAGTGTGAGCCCGATGAGCCAGGCGGCGCAGAACCTGAACTGGTTGATCACCAACTTCGTGGACAACACCCCCGGGGTGTCCCACACCGTGGTGGTCTCCGCCGACGGACTCCTTCTGGCGATGTCCGAAGGCTTTCCCCGTGACCGCGCGGACCAGCTCGCGGCGGTCGCGTCCGGTCTGACCTCGCTGACCGCGGGCGCGTCCCGCATCTTCGAGGGCGGCAGCGTGAACCAGACGGTTGTGGAGATGGAGCGAGGATTCCTCTTCATCATGTCCGTTTCCGATGGTTCGTCGCTCGCGGTCCTTGCACATCCCGAAGCGGACATCGGTCTCATCGGGTACGAGATGGCCCTTCTGGTGGACCGTGCGGGTACGGTCCTGACACCGGATCTACGAGCGGAGCTCCAAGGGAGCCTTCTCAACTAACAGACAGACCGTGCGTTTTGGTGTCCCGGGGCCGTAAGGTTTCGGGACGCGGTCCCACATGGATGGGTGCCAGGCACAGTCGGAGGAGGAGAAAGTGGCAACACCCCCAGGCGGTTCGTCTTCGGGCAACTGGTCGTACGGCCCCGGCCAGGGGCAGGGCCAGGGTGACGGTTCGCAGAACCCGAACCGTTACAACTTCCCCTCCGCACCAAGCCACCGACGCCAGCAGCCGTACACGCCGCAGGGCCCCGGCCCCTCGCCGTACGACCAGCCCCCGGCGCCGCGCATCCAGCCGGTGCAGCCGCAGCGACGCACACCGGAGGCGGCGCCCGCGGGTTCGTCGAACAACCCTCTGGTGCGTCCGTACGCCATGACGGGCGGCCGCACCAGGCCTCGTTACCAGCTCGCCATCGAGGCGCTGGTGCACACCACCGCACAACCGCACCAGATGCAGGGCCAGTTGCCCGAGCATCAGCGGATCTGCAATCTCTGCCGGGAGATCAAGTCGGTGGCCGAGATCTCGGCCCTGCTGACCATCCCTCTCGGTGTGGCCAGGATTCTCGTCGCCGACTTGGCGGAGGCGGGCCTGGTCGCCATTCATCAGCCGGGCGGCGACGAGAGCGCCGGCGGCCAGCCAGCCGTGACATTGCTCGAAAGGGTGCTCAGTGGACTTCGCAAGCTCTAGCGGAGGGCCTTCCCGCTCCACCACGTCCGCGAAGATCGTGGTGGCGGGCGGCTTCGGCGTGGGCAAGACCACGTTCGTCGGCGCCGTCTCGGAGATCAACCCGCTGCGCACCGAGGCCGTCATGACGTCCGCATCCGCGGGCATCGACGACCTCACGCACACCGGAGACAAGACGACCACCACCGTCGCCATGGACTTCGGCCGCATCACCCTGGACCAGGACCTGATCCTGTACCTCTTCGGTACACCCGGTCAGGACCGCTTCTGGTTCATGTGGGACGACCTCGTCCGCGGCGCCATCGGCGCGATCGTCCTGGTCGACACCCGCCGTCTCGCCGACTGCTTCCCCGCGGTCGACTACTTCGAGAACTCCGGGCTGCCTTTCGTCATCGCCCTCAACGGCTTCGACGGCAGCCAGCCGTACAACCCGGACGAGGTGCGCGAGGCGCTGCAGATCGGCCCCGACACGCCGATCATCACGACGGACGCCCGGCACCGCGCGGACGCGAAGAGCGCGCTGATCACCCTGGTCGAGCACGCGCTCATGGCCCGCCTGCGGTAGTCGCTCCGCGCGGCCGACACCGGAACAGAGGGGCGGGTTCTCCACGGAAGTGGAGAACCCGCCCCTCCGCCGCTCTCCGCAACGCTTCCGCCCCGGGCGACACCTCACGCTTCCGAGCCACCGGCCCTCAACCGCGGCAGCGCCTCAACCCCGGCCGCGCTTCCGGACCGGCGACACCTCAGCCCCGGCGGGGCCTGTGAGCCTGCGAAGCCTGCGCCGCGGCCGCGCTTCCCGACCCGGCGGCTCCTCAACCGCTGGACTGCGCTTCCGACCCGGCGAGACCTCAGCGCCGACGGCTCCTGAGTCGCAGCTTCGCTTCCGGGCCGGCGCCGCCTCAGTCCCAGCCGGGTCTCGGTCCCAGCCGGGTCTCGGTCCCGGCTGTGCTCACGACACGGCGGGGCTTCCCTCCCCGCGGCGCGACCTCCCCGCAGCGCCCCCTCCGGGCAAGCGTGCCCCGGGGTTCCGCCCTCCCGGCGGGGTTTTCGTCTCCCCGTGCGTGTTCGGGCCGCCGCGCTTTCCCCCGGCGGGACTTCGCGGCGGCTCCGGGAGTGCTTCCCTCGCCATCGGATGCCGAACCGCCGCCGGGCACGGGTAGCACGGCGGAGGCCCCGCACACCCCGGCGTCCCGCCCGTGCCCCGGACAGGGCCCCGCGGGCGCGGGCGGGCACGGCGAAGGGGCCCGCTCCGTCCGGAGCGGGCCCCTCGTCACGTACAGGCGCCGCAGGCTAGCCGTGCCAGCTGTGCGGGGCCCGGAAGCCGGGCTCGCGCTCCAGACGGCGCCAGCCGGCCTTCGCGCGGCCTCGGTGGGTGGGCTTGGTGTCCGGCTGGGCGGCCGCCCGGGCCAGGAGGATGGCCGTGATGGCGGCGACTTCCTCGGGCTCGGCGTGGCCCTTCTCGACGCGGATCTCAGGGTCGTTCATAGGTGTCAGTCTCCGTGAGAGAGGTTTCCGCGGCGCTGCCGCGGAGGAGCCGCAGGGTTACTGCGGGGGGTTGCCGTGCTTGCGGGAGGGCAGGTCCGCGTGCTTCGTCTGCAGCATCGCCAGGGAGCGGATGAGGACCTCGCGGGTCTCGGCGGGGTCGATGACGTCGTCGACCAGGCCGCGCTCGGCCGCGTAGTAGGGGTGCATGAGCTCGGCCTTGTACTCCTTGACCATGCGTACACGCATGCCCTCGGGGTCGGCGGCGTCGGCGATCTGGCGGCGGAAGATGACGTTGGCGGCGCCCTCGGCGCCCATCACGGCGATCTCGTTGGTGGGCCACGCGTACGTGAGGTCCGCGCCGATGGACTGGGAGTCCATGACGATGTAGGCGCCGCCGTACGCCTTGCGCAGGATCAGCGAGATCCTCGGCACCGTCGCGTTGCAGTACGCGTACAGGAGCTTCGCGCCGTGCCGGATGATCCCGCCGTGTTCCTGGTCCACCCCGGGCAGGAACCCCGGAACGTCCAGGAGGGTGATGATCGGAACGTTAAAAGCGTCACACATCTGGACAAAGCGCGCAGCTTTTTCGGAGGCCTCGATGTCCAGGACGCCGGCGAGGGTCTGCGGCTGGTTGGCGACGATGCCCACCACCTGGCCGTCCAGGCGGGCCAGCGCGCAGATGATGTTGCGGGCCCAGCGCTCGTGGACCTCCAGGTAGTCGCCGTCGTCGACGAGTTCCTCGATGACCTTCGTC includes:
- a CDS encoding roadblock/LC7 domain-containing protein — protein: MSQAAQNLNWLITNFVDNTPGVSHTVVVSADGLLLAMSEGFPRDRADQLAAVASGLTSLTAGASRIFEGGTVAQTVVEMERGFLFLMSVSDGSSLAVLSHPECDIGLVGYEMALLVDRAGAVLTPDLRAELQGSLLH
- a CDS encoding GTP-binding protein is translated as MDFASSSGGPSRSTTSAKIVVAGGFGVGKTTFVGAVSEINPLRTEAVMTSASAGIDDLTHTGDKTTTTVAMDFGRITLDQDLILYLFGTPGQDRFWFMWDDLVRGAIGAIVLVDTRRLADCFPAVDYFENSGLPFVIALNGFDGSQPYNPDEVREALQIGPDTPIITTDARHRADAKSALITLVEHALMARLR
- a CDS encoding DUF742 domain-containing protein, which translates into the protein MATPPGGSSSGNWSYGPGQGQGQGDGSQNPNRYNFPSAPSHRRQQPYTPQGPGPSPYDQPPAPRIQPVQPQRRTPEAAPAGSSNNPLVRPYAMTGGRTRPRYQLAIEALVHTTAQPHQMQGQLPEHQRICNLCREIKSVAEISALLTIPLGVARILVADLAEAGLVAIHQPGGDESAGGQPAVTLLERVLSGLRKL
- a CDS encoding sensor histidine kinase, which encodes MRRSKNGPEPSARGNFTPPPRGAASAQVPVPEPVPAPAPSGGRLSPRNWRVPTRLNAILLIPVVVGLVMGGFQVKGSINTWQQAQDAEKTARLVQAALAYGDKLFVERDVTAQPLLLNKGPQDPTVVKAYKETDQAAAEFDRVAQNMPKTPGLERRLAIFRKVEPGLALLRKTAYKTVSADADQKPHGVDTEEGYLQIQHPLMEFANELGLGTGNITSYGRTVYAISLSKAALSLERSIGMHLLVKPGPGLGTFATQRTALASYAYLERIAVEEYLGGGTEADAAKLDTVTKQITAELKSEATQAGTAAAAQGQKYVPPPSDMVTRVATLASPLDSARATLAANGVTPQNWWAVNTAKYNGYRQIESDLADKAVAEAANIADTAKTDAFITGGAVVLALLAAFILAGMVARQMSRAMRQLRNAAFGVAEQRLPMLVDQLSRTDPGRVDTRVQPIPITTTDEIGEVARAFDQVHREAVRLAAEQALLRGNINAIFTNLSRRNQSLIEGQLTLITDLENNEADPDQLENLFRLDHLATRMRRNGENLLVLAGEEPGRRWDQPVPLVDVLRAASSEVEQYERVELSGVPEAEIHGRAVTDLVHLLAELLENATTFSSPQTKVRVTATRLPDGRVMVEIHDKGIGLTAEDFADINHKLANPPTVDAAISQRMGLFVVGRLSDRHGIRVQLRPSGEQAGTTSLVMLPDAITHGGGGEQQVQRDEFTVSQIIPEQEQPFQAESFQAQSTRTAAELGFDDSRYTEVPDDIRELDPVGRSLVREERRAALEAQTTGQPDALEAGQYPDDFSAPQPGYDGAQPSFEGGQPAYGNGQGAYEGQPATFDQQSAYEAPQQPTYDETYFPANGGYPEPGYPEQSQEESVEAPGAAKETFAAFEEPSYQDDWPQRDAYQNDYRPGYAPGAESAQVADAGEQDSVGFGRPGPAPSSAHQLTDAGLPRRGSAASGANGRRPVDSGAQGAQTPPAALAGHGDGDGSDDWRSSNDDRWQRAERLKKPKAGGVTSSGLPRRVPKANLVEGTAESTPQGGPQVSRAPEDIRGRLSNLRRGVQQGRNASSDTNGQGFGSDSTYNQER
- a CDS encoding acyl-CoA carboxylase subunit epsilon encodes the protein MNDPEIRVEKGHAEPEEVAAITAILLARAAAQPDTKPTHRGRAKAGWRRLEREPGFRAPHSWHG
- a CDS encoding GTP-binding protein, which codes for MDFASSDGGRATTSAKIVVAGGFGVGKTTFVGAVSEINPLRTEAVMTSASAGIDDLTHTGDKTTTTVAMDFGRITLDQDLILYLFGTPGQDRFWFMWDDLVRGAIGAVVLVDTRRLADCFPAVDYFENSGLPFVIALNGFDGHQPYNPEEVREALQIGPDAPIITTDARHRADAKSALITLVEHALMARLR
- a CDS encoding sensor histidine kinase, which codes for MQGRFKRDGSASAEPEPHGGTDRGSSPQHAQNPGQSELGGGERSARPGAAAPETPPVKPKAPPGPGSRVALRNWRISTRLVSLLALPVVAATTLGALRINQSMDDIQQLENMKLLTDMTKQATELAAALQKERDGSAGPLAHGVPAGDYRVKSVRDSTDRAKAQFLSGTQEIDDASASGQLSGVRDSLVAIAGELNKLGTIRNAAYSDPKNASQTVDGYHRLITELINLSQDMAEATSNPEMIQRTRALSAFSSAKEYASIQRAIIAAALPTKNDTFGKISENDRLYATSAQDSEASERTSFASIYGSGAETLTEPIDQANPTIQAADQYAKRVLDSAGGLSTQDKKSYVDWIDADTAKIDQMAKIEISLLGEMTQKSRELKNASQQEAIISGALILLVLGVSLVGAFVVARSMIRSLRRLQDTATRVAQDRLPELVKQLSESDPQDVDTSVESVGVHSRDEIGKVAAAFDDVHREAVRLAAEQALLRGNVNAMFTNLSRRSQGLIQRQLSLISELESREADPDQLSSLFKLDHLATRMRRNGENLLVLAGEEPGRRWTRPVPLVDVLRAAASEVEQYERIELASVPTTQVAGRVVNDLVHLLAELLENATSFSSPQTKVKVTGHALPDGRVLIEIHDTGIGLSPEDLAAINERLASPPTVDVSVSRRMGLFVVGRLSQRHGIRIQLRPSDSGGTTALVMLPVDVAQGGKKAPGKPGQGVPSSGGPAAAQASAGVAAARQGGGQGGPSLGAGAPAAGGGLLGGAPQRGQVGAGQGPRAALPGSGQGGRPGAPGGARGPQGQGNPQQGRPAPAGAGASVFGQSAPGAPQAGGAGNPQGFGDGPGTRQGFSFGDSAPAAAPPQQPSGNNKGGGRRRPQLPGRGGPRAELPGGSPQQSRPSWSDENAQPPVPRASLDSPRGHEEPDATSRMPRIDDRQGPASTSEMPRIDDRHGPASTSEFARPDFDGPRPGMGAPQNHGQNHGQNHGQNTGQFVRPDVFGTATTNPSSTGQFVNPGYGNGQDPSSTGQFANPGYGNPQDPSSTGQFARPGYGNGQDPSSTGQFANPGYGNGQDPSSTGQYERPQQRPARAQEPEALPPATSPGDGRTPLYDTLETNWFHGQANGSHNGAQNGAHNGAQHGVQNGVQNGAHTNGSQPPQQQPQAPVAPQRAATPQASASWRTSPNDDLGRQAERVRQPSAGGVTTSGLPRRVPRANLVAGTAQQQQHQTGPQVSRAPDDVRGRLTNLRRGIQQGRQAGTGQTGSFPSPTHQQER
- a CDS encoding roadblock/LC7 domain-containing protein; translated protein: MSQAAQNLNWLITNFVDNTPGVSHTVVVSADGLLLAMSEGFPRDRADQLAAVASGLTSLTAGASRIFEGGSVNQTVVEMERGFLFIMSVSDGSSLAVLAHPEADIGLIGYEMALLVDRAGTVLTPDLRAELQGSLLN
- a CDS encoding DUF742 domain-containing protein codes for the protein MTPPTASHDPYAEPYGDEGDQPLVRPYAMTGGRTRPRYQLAIEALISTTADPQQLMGLLPEHQRICHLCREVKSVAEVSALLSMPLGVARILVADLAEAGLVAIHQPGGDENNGGVPAVTLLERVLSGLRKL